In Phyllopteryx taeniolatus isolate TA_2022b chromosome 1, UOR_Ptae_1.2, whole genome shotgun sequence, the following proteins share a genomic window:
- the LOC133478883 gene encoding growth/differentiation factor 8-like isoform X2 yields the protein MLLLLGVAALLSVGFSRELNRTAGLLADGTEPCSACEFREHSKQMRLYSIKSQILSILRLEQAPNISRDMIQQLLPKAPPLTQLLDQYDPRVEDEDHATTETIITMATKYSIANGRLSYCLFSLSPKIHTENILSAQLWVHLRPVHMVTTVFLQISRLKPNREGNNTWVRVRSLKVDTDAGAGSWQSLDIKSLLQAWLRQPNSNYGIDINAFDPQGEDLAVTSAEPGEEGLQPFIEVKILDSPKRSRRDSGLNCDEESSETRCCRYPLTVDFEEFGWDWIIAPKRYRANYCSGECEFLHLQQYPHAHLVNKANPRGTAGPCCTPTKMSPINMLYFNRKEQIIYGKIPSMVVDHCGCS from the exons ATGCTCCTCTTGCTTGGTGTGGCTGCCCTCCTCTCTGTGGGCTTCTCAAGGGAATTGAACCGGACCGCCGGCCTGCTGGCAGACGGCACAGAGCCGTGCTCAGCCTGCGAATTCCGGGAGCACAGCAAGCAGATGAGACTCTACAGCATCAAGTCCCAGATCCTCAGCATCCTGCGGCTGGAGCAGGCACCCAACATTAGCAGGGACATGATCCAGCAGCTGCTCCCCAAAGCACCACCTCTTACGCAGCTCCTGGACCAGTACGACCCACGGGTGGAAGATGAGGACCACGCCACCACAGAAACCATCATCACCATGGCTACCAAGT ACTCCATTGCAAATGGAAGGTTGTCCTATTGTCTGTTCAGCCTCAGTCCAAAGATCCACACTGAAAACATCCTGAGCGCTCAGCTGTGGGTTCACCTGCGGCCAGTCCATATGGTCACCACAGTCTTCCTGCAGATCTCCCGACTCAAACCCAACAGGGAGGGAAACAACACCTGGGTCAGAGTGCGCTCTTTAAAGGTGGACACTGATGCTGGTGCTGGCTCTTGGCAGAGCTTGGACATAAAGTCTCTGCTGCAGGCATGGCTGCGTCAGCCAAACAGCAACTATGGTATTGACATCAATGCTTTCGACCCTCAAGGAGAAGACCTGGCAGTCACATCTGCAGAGCCTGGGGAGGAAGGCCTG CAACCGTTCATTGAAGTCAAGATCCTGGACAGTCCAAAGAGATCTCGTCGTGACTCAGGCCTAAATTGTGATGAGGAGTCATCTGAAACGCGCTGCTGTCGTTACCCGCTGACCGTGGACTTTGAGGAGTTTGGCTGGGACTGGATCATTGCGCCCAAGCGCTATCGAGCTAACTACTGCTCAGGGGAGTGCGAGTTCTTGCACCTGCAGCAGTACCCGCACGCACACCTGGTAAACAAGGCCAACCCGCGTGGCACGGCAGGACCTTGCTGCACGCCCACAAAGATGTCGCCAATTAACATGCTCTACTTCAACCGTAAAGAGCAGATAATCTACGGAAAGATCCCGTCCATGGTTGTGGACCACTGCGGCTGCTCCTGA
- the LOC133478883 gene encoding growth/differentiation factor 8-like isoform X1 — translation MLLLLGVAALLSVGFSRELNRTAGLLADGTEPCSACEFREHSKQMRLYSIKSQILSILRLEQAPNISRDMIQQLLPKAPPLTQLLDQYDPRVEDEDHATTETIITMATKSDSIANGRLSYCLFSLSPKIHTENILSAQLWVHLRPVHMVTTVFLQISRLKPNREGNNTWVRVRSLKVDTDAGAGSWQSLDIKSLLQAWLRQPNSNYGIDINAFDPQGEDLAVTSAEPGEEGLQPFIEVKILDSPKRSRRDSGLNCDEESSETRCCRYPLTVDFEEFGWDWIIAPKRYRANYCSGECEFLHLQQYPHAHLVNKANPRGTAGPCCTPTKMSPINMLYFNRKEQIIYGKIPSMVVDHCGCS, via the exons ATGCTCCTCTTGCTTGGTGTGGCTGCCCTCCTCTCTGTGGGCTTCTCAAGGGAATTGAACCGGACCGCCGGCCTGCTGGCAGACGGCACAGAGCCGTGCTCAGCCTGCGAATTCCGGGAGCACAGCAAGCAGATGAGACTCTACAGCATCAAGTCCCAGATCCTCAGCATCCTGCGGCTGGAGCAGGCACCCAACATTAGCAGGGACATGATCCAGCAGCTGCTCCCCAAAGCACCACCTCTTACGCAGCTCCTGGACCAGTACGACCCACGGGTGGAAGATGAGGACCACGCCACCACAGAAACCATCATCACCATGGCTACCAAGT CAGACTCCATTGCAAATGGAAGGTTGTCCTATTGTCTGTTCAGCCTCAGTCCAAAGATCCACACTGAAAACATCCTGAGCGCTCAGCTGTGGGTTCACCTGCGGCCAGTCCATATGGTCACCACAGTCTTCCTGCAGATCTCCCGACTCAAACCCAACAGGGAGGGAAACAACACCTGGGTCAGAGTGCGCTCTTTAAAGGTGGACACTGATGCTGGTGCTGGCTCTTGGCAGAGCTTGGACATAAAGTCTCTGCTGCAGGCATGGCTGCGTCAGCCAAACAGCAACTATGGTATTGACATCAATGCTTTCGACCCTCAAGGAGAAGACCTGGCAGTCACATCTGCAGAGCCTGGGGAGGAAGGCCTG CAACCGTTCATTGAAGTCAAGATCCTGGACAGTCCAAAGAGATCTCGTCGTGACTCAGGCCTAAATTGTGATGAGGAGTCATCTGAAACGCGCTGCTGTCGTTACCCGCTGACCGTGGACTTTGAGGAGTTTGGCTGGGACTGGATCATTGCGCCCAAGCGCTATCGAGCTAACTACTGCTCAGGGGAGTGCGAGTTCTTGCACCTGCAGCAGTACCCGCACGCACACCTGGTAAACAAGGCCAACCCGCGTGGCACGGCAGGACCTTGCTGCACGCCCACAAAGATGTCGCCAATTAACATGCTCTACTTCAACCGTAAAGAGCAGATAATCTACGGAAAGATCCCGTCCATGGTTGTGGACCACTGCGGCTGCTCCTGA